A window of Formosa sp. Hel1_31_208 contains these coding sequences:
- a CDS encoding type I restriction-modification system subunit M has translation MNKQQLAAKIWESANQMRSKIEANEYKDYILGFIFYKYLSDKEIQFCKKQDFTDKDIKALSEEEVETVNYIKKNIGYFIAYDDLFTTWIDLAKDFSVDNVRTALSAFNRSISPAHKKLFDGIFNTLETGLSKLGDTSGKQTKAISELIHLIKDIPMDSKQSYDVLGFIYEYLIEKFAANAGKKAGEFYTPHEVSVLLSEIVSNHLKDRKEIQIYDSCSGSGSLLINIGNSVAKHIDDRNNIKYYAQELKKNTYNLTRMNLVMRDILPNNIVTRNGDTLEDDWPYFDENDAVHTYETLYVDAVVSNPPYSQKWDPANKDSDPRYSRFGLAPKSKADFAFLLHDLFHIKPDGIMTIVLPHGVLFRGGEEGTIREKLIESNHIDAIIGLPPSIFFGTGIPTVVIVLKQKRKNTDVLIIDASKGFIKEGKNNKLRASDIKRIADVIRDRQTTPKFSKVIERDTIRENEYNLNIPRYVDSSANPESWDIYASMFGGIPVKEIDELEKYWQAFPNLREALFSKTSEVNSELKVEDINLAIKEQASVKAFKEKFDNSFKDLDTFLKQELLTNIETVNVPREKEVLSNDIFKRLETIDLIDKYEAYQLLDNEWEAIKVDLEIIQTEGFESTKIVDANMVLKKKDGKEVEKQEGWKGRIMPFELVQETYLKEELQSLQQKENRLLEITSEYEEIIDSFSEEEKDSPVLNDNNDAFVTKEINSALKEIFADVESEEINTLKSYLELLDNKARKPEKVDFINNNKQVRWSKIVANKDGTYGKGNVNKYLFTLQSTFTFPEDSFESKLVKTAKLIAEEKDVKKIAKEEKAKLHLLTKETIENLEESQIYKLLDLKWVHPIVTSLYNLPKTIIDGLTMKVVALSEKYSTTYSDVAKEINKAENSLSKLIDNLEGNEFDMKGLNELKVLLNRED, from the coding sequence ATGAATAAACAGCAATTAGCAGCTAAAATATGGGAATCAGCAAATCAAATGCGTTCCAAGATTGAGGCTAATGAATATAAAGATTACATTTTAGGCTTCATTTTTTACAAATACCTGTCAGATAAAGAAATACAGTTTTGCAAAAAACAAGATTTTACTGATAAGGATATAAAAGCCCTTTCTGAAGAGGAAGTTGAAACGGTAAATTACATCAAAAAGAACATAGGCTATTTTATTGCTTATGATGATTTATTCACCACTTGGATTGATTTAGCAAAAGACTTTAGTGTTGACAATGTAAGGACTGCATTGTCTGCCTTTAATCGTTCAATTAGTCCAGCTCACAAAAAACTGTTTGATGGGATTTTCAACACTTTAGAAACTGGTTTAAGTAAGCTGGGAGATACTTCTGGAAAGCAAACTAAAGCTATTAGTGAACTAATCCATTTAATAAAGGATATTCCAATGGATAGCAAGCAAAGTTATGATGTACTTGGTTTTATTTACGAATATCTTATTGAAAAATTTGCTGCTAATGCTGGAAAAAAGGCTGGAGAATTCTATACACCTCACGAAGTTTCAGTGTTGTTGTCCGAAATTGTTTCAAACCATTTAAAAGACAGAAAAGAAATTCAAATTTACGATTCATGTAGTGGTTCAGGTTCTTTATTGATTAATATTGGTAATAGTGTGGCAAAACATATTGACGACAGAAACAATATTAAATACTACGCACAAGAATTAAAAAAGAACACTTATAACCTAACAAGAATGAACTTGGTAATGCGTGATATTTTGCCAAATAACATTGTAACTCGTAATGGTGATACTTTAGAAGATGATTGGCCATATTTTGATGAAAATGATGCTGTACACACTTACGAGACACTTTATGTAGATGCAGTTGTTTCAAACCCTCCATATTCTCAAAAATGGGACCCAGCAAATAAAGATTCAGACCCAAGATATTCACGATTTGGATTGGCTCCAAAATCTAAAGCAGACTTTGCTTTCCTTTTACACGATTTATTTCACATTAAACCAGATGGTATTATGACCATTGTATTACCTCATGGTGTGTTGTTTAGAGGTGGTGAAGAAGGTACAATTCGTGAAAAATTAATAGAATCCAATCATATTGATGCCATCATTGGCTTACCACCAAGTATTTTCTTTGGAACTGGTATTCCTACTGTAGTTATTGTTTTAAAACAAAAACGTAAAAACACAGATGTCTTAATTATTGATGCATCTAAAGGTTTTATAAAAGAAGGTAAAAACAATAAGTTAAGAGCTTCGGACATTAAAAGAATTGCTGATGTAATACGTGATAGACAAACTACACCAAAATTTTCTAAAGTAATAGAACGAGATACCATTAGAGAAAATGAATACAATCTAAACATTCCAAGATATGTAGACTCTTCTGCAAACCCAGAAAGTTGGGATATTTATGCTTCTATGTTTGGTGGTATTCCTGTAAAAGAAATAGACGAGCTTGAAAAATACTGGCAAGCCTTTCCTAATTTACGAGAAGCCTTATTTTCTAAAACTTCAGAAGTTAATTCAGAATTAAAAGTGGAAGATATTAATTTGGCTATTAAAGAACAAGCTAGCGTTAAAGCATTTAAGGAAAAGTTTGATAATTCATTTAAAGATTTAGACACCTTCTTAAAACAGGAATTATTAACCAATATTGAGACCGTTAATGTTCCAAGAGAAAAAGAAGTATTGAGTAATGATATTTTTAAAAGGCTTGAAACTATAGACTTAATAGATAAATATGAAGCCTATCAATTGCTGGATAATGAATGGGAAGCTATAAAAGTAGATTTAGAAATTATACAAACTGAAGGTTTTGAATCTACAAAAATAGTAGATGCAAATATGGTGCTCAAAAAGAAAGATGGCAAAGAAGTAGAAAAACAAGAAGGTTGGAAAGGTAGAATTATGCCTTTTGAACTGGTTCAAGAAACCTACTTAAAAGAAGAGCTACAAAGCTTACAACAAAAAGAAAATCGCTTGTTAGAAATTACTTCTGAATATGAGGAAATTATTGATTCCTTTTCTGAAGAAGAAAAAGACAGTCCTGTTTTAAATGATAATAATGATGCTTTTGTAACTAAAGAAATAAATAGTGCGCTTAAAGAGATTTTTGCAGATGTAGAATCTGAAGAAATAAACACCTTAAAAAGCTATCTTGAGTTGTTAGACAATAAAGCAAGGAAACCTGAAAAAGTTGATTTTATAAACAACAATAAACAAGTGCGATGGTCCAAAATAGTAGCTAATAAAGATGGCACTTATGGTAAAGGCAATGTTAACAAATATCTATTCACATTACAATCAACATTTACATTTCCAGAAGATTCTTTTGAAAGCAAATTAGTAAAAACAGCAAAGCTTATAGCAGAAGAAAAAGACGTGAAAAAAATAGCTAAGGAAGAAAAAGCGAAACTACACTTGCTAACTAAAGAAACCATTGAAAACCTTGAAGAAAGTCAGATTTACAAGTTATTAGACCTAAAATGGGTACACCCAATTGTAACGTCTTTATATAATTTGCCAAAAACAATTATTGATGGATTGACAATGAAAGTTGTAGCACTTTCTGAAAAGTACAGTACAACCTACTCAGATGTTGCTAAAGAAATTAACAAGGCAGAAAATTCTTTGTCTAAATTAATTGATAACTTAGAAGGAAATGAGTTTGATATGAAAGGATTAAATGAATTGAAGGTTTTATTAAATAGAGAAGACTAG
- a CDS encoding helix-turn-helix domain-containing protein, producing MNRIKEVIEAKGIKQIWLAEQLGKSYNMVNSYAQNRRQPSLEDLYKIAEILNVDIKELIVSNKK from the coding sequence ATGAACCGAATTAAAGAGGTTATAGAGGCGAAAGGGATTAAACAAATTTGGTTGGCTGAACAATTAGGAAAAAGCTACAATATGGTAAACTCCTACGCTCAAAATAGAAGGCAACCAAGTTTAGAAGATTTATACAAAATCGCTGAAATACTTAATGTAGATATTAAAGAGTTAATAGTTTCAAACAAGAAATAA